TTGCCTTATCTTATCAAAAGCCTCCTGACATTCCTCATCCCAATCGCCCGAATTATGGTTCTTCGAAAGACGGAATATTGGATCACATTTCTCaatcaattgtgaaatgaatcgagaaatgtaattcaatcttccTAGGAAACTTCAGACTTCTTTCTGAGTGCGTGGAGGAGGTAGGTTTCGGATTGCCTTCACTTTGTCTGGGTCAGCCTCAATCCCCTTTCTACTAACTATGAAGCCTAATAACTTCCCTGATCTGGCTGCAAACGTGCATTTTGCTAGgttaagcttgagctgaaatttcttcaatctcaaaaatagtttttttaagaCTTGAACATGCTCTTTTTCAGTTCTAGactttgcaatcatatcatcaacatagacttcGACCTccttatgcatcatgtcatgaaataTAGTCACCATAGCTCTTTGATACGTTGCTCCCACATTCTTCAATCCAAAGGGcattactttgtaacaaaatgcTCCCCATAAGGTAATGAATGTTGCTTTCCCCATATCTTCGGggtgcatctttatttgattgtatccagaaaagctatccatgaaagaaaataatgagtagCCTGCCGCATTATCTACCAAAGTATCAATGTGAGGCAACGGAAAATTGTCCTTTGGACTAGCCTTGTTCAAGTCCctgtaatccacgcacattcgtacCTTTCCATCTTTCTTGAGAACAGGGATGATGTTTGGTACCCAATCTGAATATTGGATCTCTTGTAAGAATCTAGCATTGAACTGccttttaacttctttatttTTAGCACAACATCAGGTCTCATCCTCctgagcttctgctgaactggTTTACAATCTTCTTTTATGTGCAGACGATGTACCATAATGCTAGTACTTAGCccgggcatatcttggtatgaccacgtgaaaacatctttgaactctcggaGTAATTCAATAAggtcttgttttgtttttacgGTGATTTCAGTTTCAATTTTCACCCCCTTTCCTTCCTCTAGGCTCAcgatttctaatgattccttataAGGTAGGATCTGCTtgtcctcttgttctaccattcttgacaagtccggagatataccacagtcttcgtcattttcaaagtcataagatccctctaaacacatgtctcgctcaaaaggaggcTCCGTGTTTgaagcagcgtcactcatgtcattgatatctgaggacctatgagggaatatatcaaataatataccaagaatatataaatttatgaataattatttgtacaataaggttaaaaatgaaagaattatttggaagacaataaatcaaatggaaaatatttacttgcatgaaaagaaaaaagaataattgctcgaaatgaacgtaaagatgtatttcattagaataatgatatttaggctcaagcctatttcacaaaggatttcctatcatttctaggctaaaaacaacaagaatgttctgagcattactctaaataagccctaaagactacagggatttcttccatAGTCAATTGTTTAGCTCGTTCCCAAGTTCGTAAGGGCAGATCTCCAACAGGGCCTTTTTCTCCGTTGTTTCTATAGCGTTGATATGAACATTTTCCAACATTTCTTAAATGCCTTCGCTTCTGGACACTCCTCACTCAGGGTGTATAAACCCACCCGACACAAAAGATGTAGATATGTGGGGAAAGGTCAAAGGCTCCCACTTAACTTCATATCCGCTCAAACGTGCCCTTCTTCTCTCTTGTCTTTTCTCcgcttcttttttcttctgctTCATGtttggcttgtatcctaagccaaaactATCAAACTTTTCCTTCAGCATCGGTGCTTCAATCTTTCCTTGAAGATATTTTCCCAATCCTTTTCCGGGTGAAGCTCCTTTTCCAATCATCAATCGTAACCCCATCTTTGTGGTCCTGGATATTTTCGGTACCAGATTTCTACTTCCTTCAGCAATAAACATCGCGTGCACAAATTCTAATGACCGAAAAGAACATTCCACTACCTCATCGTTAATTTCCACATAAGGTGCATCACCAGTTACTGTTACGATGATATCTTCCTCCGCATTTATTGTTATCAACCGACCCTCTGATACTAACTTCACCTTCTGATGTAGCGATGAAGGTACTGCCCTGGCTGAATGTATCCACGGTCTCCCCAATAAACAGTTGTAGGAAGACTTAATATCTATTATCAGGAAGTCCACCTCATAAGTAGTTGGGCCAATCATTAACGGTACTTCAATATTCCCCATAACCCTCCTTTCGGTTCTATCAAATGCCCTGACTATGCTCTAGCATGCTTTAATGTGTGAACTGTCCACTGGTAACCGATTGAGAGTAGTTAAAGGCAATACGTTTAGTGCAGATCCATTATCGACCAAGACCCCCGGTAGTGTGTACCCCTTGCATCGGGTAGTAATGTGCAAAGCCTTAGTAGAACCTCTACCGCCAGAcgatatttcatcatcattgaagaagataaaattgtcagcacttatattgttgaccaaCCGATCTAGATTGCTTACTGAAATATCATCAGCCATATATGTTTCATTTAGTACTTTCATCAGTGTACTTCGATGTACTTCGATGTACTTCTGAACTTAGGAGCAAAGCTAATATAGAAATGCGGGTCGGCTGTTTGTGCAGTTGCTCCACAACACTGTATTCGCTGtgtttcaaaaacttcaaaaactcatttgcctccttttcttttattggaTCATTAACCAATGGCTCAACTTCCACTGCCTTCCCCTTCTTCTGTTCTTTCTTCCAATTCTCTTCTCTTGACGATTCTGCTTGAGCGTCATATCGTTTTCCATTGCGCGTGTAAGAACCTATTTCTTGATTTCTCTCCGCTTCTCTTCCCAAGATTGTCACATTGCACCCATAATTCCACGGCACCATTTTGCTATCCTTATGTGAGAAATTTGATGGTTTCTggattacaatttttggtgttatCTGAACCCTAGACTCGTTGCTCCGAGGGCATGAAATGATGACCACAGGATGATTCATTCTCGAAGTTTTTGTTACCGACTCTGATGCGCAAATATTTCTTTTACCCTTCATTTCTTCATAAAACCTCTtctctttgttatccatcatgtTTTGGACCAGAGCCCTGAATCCCTCACATTCTTGAATCTTATGTCCTACTTCACGGTGGAATTCACAATAGTTTTCAGTCTCATACCTTTCTTCAAAATCTGAAATAACTAGCCCTCTCTTCGCCATCTCTCTCCAAACCCATTTCAAAGGAGTTTTTACTTCAGCAATGCCGTTCTTGACTTCTTCTCATCTACTTTCGCTCGTCATATTCACCCCCTTATCAGCATGATTaggtaatggattttctgcGTTAGGTGAGTCGTCAAATTTGAAAACACCCATGCTGATGAGTCTCTCAACTAGCTTCTTGAAAGTcgtgcaattctctattgaatgccctgtaattcccgcatggtaatcacattgtgcattcgtatcataccatttgggatacgagGGTCGCAAAGGGCTTAAGTAAAAGGGAGAGACAACGTGTGcattgaaaaaattttgatacagctccttgtatgacattggaattggcgtgaactggggCTTCTCAGTACCTTGTCTTATGCCAGATTCTCGTCTTGctgaaccttgttgactagcaaccacctttcttggctggTTCACCGTAATCGACATGTTGTACGTATTCACGTTGTTTACCTTATTTTCCTTCCTTCTCGAGGCTGGCCTTTTGTTACTCTCTCCTATTTCTATTTTCCCATTTCTTatggcattctcaatcatttcgccattcatTTCTATATCTGAGAAGCTTCTTGTTGCACTTCCCAGCATGTGCGTGATGAATGGGGCCTTTAAGGTATCGATAAAGAGTGCCGTAGTTTCTCTTTCTAGGGGCGGCGGTTGGACTTGGATAGCaacttccctccatctttgtgcgtaCTGCCTGAAACTCTCACTCagtttcttctccatgttttgtaaTGTAATTCTATCGGGGGTTATATCCGTTACATGGTTgtactgtttcatgaatgcctgtgctaggtccctccatgaaccaatcttggtacgactcaattgattgtaccatttagacgTTGCCCTTACCAAACTGTCTTGGAAACAGTGTATTAACAGCTGATCACTATTAACGTAGCCAGTCATCCTTCTACAGAACATGGTTATGTGGGCTTTGGGGTTAGCTAGttccattgtatttttcaaattcaggcatcttgaATTTGGGAGGAAGTACTAAATCTGGGACTAAGCTTAGATCTTTAGCTTCGATTCCCTGATTACTATCAGTGCTTTccaaggctttgaattttttcctccaaccatttatacCTATCTTCccactgttttggcaattccgcATTCGCCTTTCCTTCTTCAGCTTTCTCATCAAAATCGGGAATAATAGGATTAATTGAGTTTTCTCCCGGGCTTAAACTTGATCGTCCTTGGAAAATTGTGGGGATCGTGACACCAGTTTGTAATTGTTGCGGCCTAATTATGACAGGCGGTCCTTTTGGGTATATTTCAGTTTGGGCTTGTACATTTGGTGGAGTAAAACCCGGAGGATATAACGGATCCTCATTACCTTCTCCAGGATTGGCCATagggccctttcctttatctaCTCTCCCAGTCAGTAGATGGGTCAATTCAGCCATCGCATCTTTTTGAGCCTTGATCAAATTTTCCATCATGTCTTCTTGGATTTTATCTAGTCGCTCTTGCATTTGTACTTGTAACcgttcttgcatatccttttgcatttgctccagtTTCTCTACTCTTTGGTCTATTTCCTTAGTTTTTCGATGAGTACCGTATTGATGCTTAATTGGTGAGCTTTTGTCGGTTTCTAGGTTAACTGTaatgattttaaccaattaGGGTATTTTggtggactttaatgcatatgatgcaatgtaatgcaatgcatgaatgcaaaaaagacgtcgattctaattcaatttcatttagaaatattcatttagaaaacaaaattctttacataaaatatattacatatacagttttgccctaatgctcagaactttaatttttctaaatagcGAAGCAAGCGCTTTTCCCCGGTCTGATTCTAACTCGTATTTTACGCTCAAAGTGTCAGCTTGTACTGCCAAGGTCTGTAAGTAATCGGATACCTCCTGAATCTGGGCTACGGCTTCTCCCATAACGTGATCTCTGTCTCTAACTTGGCTCTGATAATAGTGGAGCTGCTCTTTCTGACGTTCTTCATTCGCTTCAAAAAATTCAACCCGCATCTCGTAGTCTTGTAATGCCGCATCTAATTCTTCTACTCTTTTATTTGTTTCCTCAATCTTGTTCAAGCTCGCTCTTAACTCCACCGCGGTATTACGATTTCGGTAACGATGAAGAGACCTTTCAGGTTCAGCTATTCTTGGCTTTAATTCATCTGTCTCACTCCGGCTTTCTAACAGATTCCTCTCTAAGGCCTTGTTTTGTAACTGAATCTCTTGGCATTTCTTTTCCCATCCATCAGCCTTGCCCTTTTCTTCCCTAATCTCTTGTCGCCACTGTTCTGAAGTCTTCCCTAGCCCAGGGGTTCTCATTGACAAATGCAACTTCTTATAATCCGTTTTTAATTCAGGTCCTCCTCGGCTTTACTCTTTCCCTTTCTTAATTGTTTAGCTTCTAGCTTTTGAACATCAGTGTCTAGCCTCAAATGcgtcttttcttcttccaaccGCTCTATCTTCCTTTCATGttctaaattctttttttcaaaatcttgttttataATTTCCAACTCTGATGGGATGACTTGTAGGTACTCTTCCATTGGTCGAACACCCTCTAAGTTTAACTCCAGAATGTTATCATTAATTCTCTTGCTTCGCCACTCCTCGTATTTTGGAGTTGTCATAGAACCTACAGCTAGCCTTTTCAACCTATGAACCTGATTCAAAGCCTGAGAAATTTCTttcacctttttcttgtaattgttTCCTCGGTACgagaactcacattgagctaaACCATGCGTTGCCGGCACAAACTGTCTTGAATTGTATTGCCTTAGGACCAACAATGGTGCATACCCGACGGCTCCTCAAATCCCAAGCAACGGAACCCAATCAAAGCTCCCACAACGATAGAGAATTCCATCAGGAATCAACTAGGGAGCTCTCCACTCCACATcatcctcttgaagattttgcAGAATTGCTATCCAATTTTCCTCCGATATATCGTCCCTTCTTGGCGTAGCCACGATCTCTTTTAACGGGGAGTAATTGCCAGAGAAAACTCGATATGAAACTTTCTCGACCTTCCAGAAATGACTATGGAACCAAGCTATCAACAATTGCGCACAGCCTATAAATCTGCCTTCACCAGCTCGCCTACACGCATTCAAAGATCTAAACGTTTCAGCCAAAATCGCAGGAACAAGCGTGACCCCTTCACCCAACTGATCAAAGAGATCTGAAACCGCTTCCTCAACATGCCCCAATGCTCTAGGGAAAATCACTAACCCGTAGatactcaaagcaaacacaTCGACCTTCTTTTTCCCATCCGGATGCGCTAGAATCAAGTCTCGCAAATTTTTCCATGGAATACATTTACACTCTCCCTTCTGCTTGATCCTGGCTGTGATCCATTGCTTGCTCATGCCAGTAATATTCAtcagtttcttccaaaatacCGGGACATACGCGGCTCTAGAGTATGCTTTATCCACCTGAAACCTTGGACAACGTAGTAAAGCCGTATATTCCTCCACCGTAGGCACCAGATCTACTTTGCCAAAAGTGAAACAGCTATATGTAGGATTCCAATATTAAGCAAGGGCCCAAAACAATCGCTCATCTACCTTGATATCAAGCAAATACGGCAAGTCTCCATAATTAGAGTAAAACAACTGCTTGGTCTCATCGTTCCACTTATCCCATATCTCTTTTAACTCCTGAAGGTAATTTTGCGTCACACTAATATGAGTGTAGTCCCACAGCTCTGACACATAATCCTTAGCTAGACTGTCTCCCTTTTCCAATTGCACTTTCTCTGACCATATACGGACAATggcattgtcctccactttattAAGAAAGTCGTTCTCCATGACAAACTTCCTAATTTaacaatcaaacttgaatcGACACTCTTTCGAATATGAAATGACATGCAAACATAGCAATAAAACACCATAAATCagtataacatataaaaaaatttgcaacAAATACGAGAGAAACAAACATTTGTATGGGCAATCCCTAGGGTTTGGGGGAGTTCTACTTAGGTTGGGTTCCTAGGCTATctatatgcggtttggttcAAAtagtcaaggtacccgaaccagcagattcctcaatcttcacccattataggctcatacagaccgagttcgattcaggggaatacatttccctatggctgcacggagatgaaaatctcacgaagacataggtacggatgtatcccgaaagtgattcactatcctgcacgaaggtgaaaacctcacgaaggagtagcttctcactcccacttaaaaagggtaagactaaacaatctttatgcaatatgatgccaactTATAAAAGCACAATTTACAATGATCATACCAATAAGTGCAAAGAGAAGATcgtaaaacatttttaaaacccaattttaattttcgaaaaataagacaaaacaatcaattttacggcctgACTCTTTtgggtccccagtggagtcgccaagctgtcgaaaccacttttaagcttttaaaaaatggaaatcgattttgaaaatggaaatgggagtcgccaccgatcttttattgtggtgtgatcgaatcaccttgaaaataattttaggtctacgaactttgagaaaataggttcgggagtcggttacgcacgaggaagggtaagcaccctcgtgacgcccaaattggtaccgaattgattgtttaatgtcttaatgtcgaaattttgaaaagattttaaactatgatccttttatcttgaataaaatgaatggGATGATAaggctcacttatttcaaagaaataaattgtcacactcagtaagttagagtgcaacatttcgaatcctcaaaattaagcttatcttttgacttttaaaacctacgcattttgaaaaggatatctgattatttgggtcgatcgagaaatcagaatccagtaagttagggttcaatttctcgacaTTCCTAAacatcgaatattgcctttattttaaaattcttaactcgagataacaaaatgtcatacctagtaagttaggatccaacattttgaagtcTCGAaagctttaatttaaaattatttaaaattatttaaaattgtatggttttaataaaataagcacATGGCTacctaaattcatcgagaaaaattggaacccagtaagttagggctcaattctttcgaGAATTATGAACGctagactttttttttatataaaatagaaggataaaagtaaaaattttaaaagaaacatgTAATGTAAAAGATCAatgataattctaacttaaactAAGAAGTAGCCGAATAAGcaacaaataaatacaaataaagtaacaacaataattttactcacattatacatgaatttacAATAACACGACAtggaatgaataattttataaagcaaTATTTTGAAACGAACCTATAACAAATAACATACACTTACTAACTTCACAAAATAGTATAAaacttatatacataaaaaGGTAGGAATATAtgcaaataagtaaaaatttaaaagaggtAAATTACATgggaataaaatatatttaaaatacatatgaaaatatataaaacattaaaattaataatacataatatcacaacattagattattttatttaaaaagaatatttagtAACCAATACCTATAAGgaaaaacattatataaaattattaccatataaatatttgatatgcaaaatattaaaaggtaaacataaaaatattaaaatatataagttatatCCAATCTACAAAAATATGtattgataaatgataaattaaataataatataaaaaattaaaagaacgtATAgtgaataaaaaactaatgtatgataactttaaataatataattaataatttaaatagtaatactatattttagattatactaataataagcttaaaaacaatattaaatttaaatattaaaataatgttaaaaataactatgtcaaaataataattaaatatatctaacaataaatatataaaggttaaatttcaactagaataaaaaaacaaactaaattattaatcgATTCAAACTTAAGGGACCAAAACAGAAATTAAacgcaaaaataaataatcaaaaccaaACACAGAAAACGACACTGTTTAAGTATGGATCAAAATGGAATCGAAACCAAATGTGtggtacaaattaaaaaaaataaacacaatcaGATTGAAACAACACAAAAAAAAGGGGACTTATAGCGCAAATGGACCGATAAACCCAAGTGCGTGGATCCTGCCCTCGGTCACCATTCGGGTCTCAGCCTTGAACGACGCCGTACAGTCGTGGatctaaatgaaaatataaccAAATGTATGATAccaattacaaataaattaagggAAATCAGAATTGCAATTTCGATGAACACGCAAGGACCTATTAAGCAAATAGACCACTAGTCCAGTATGCGCGGATCCTACCCCAGATCGGGTCACCGACTAGATCGGGCTATCGAACGACACCGTTTCAGTGCCAATGTATGGGCTCTGAACGGCGATGTTTTAAATCTTGcgattaaactaaaataaaaccttaaaaaaaactgTCACCCACAACATTAAAACAAAACCTAAACTGAAGTAAAGCCCTGCGCCGCTCTATGCATTGAGAACCTTCAGACGGCGCTCGAACCTAGCCCATTCTCCGATGGTGGCGAAGAGGGCTAAGATCGCGCTATCAGGTACGTCCCTCCCTTTCTTTCTAATATTTCTCTTTTGAACAACGATTGATGAATATAAACTggaaaaagaaagtaaagaaaaaggatcCAGTAACaagaaaaagtaataaaaacccAGAAAATTACCTTTCTCTCTGCTTTTGATTCTTTGTATTCTCGATTTTTTGTATATTGAATGCGTGTGTGTAATCGAAAAAGGGTACATCCATGGGGTTTTTATAAcccgaaaagaaaaataagaaaagaatacaaattttttt
The nucleotide sequence above comes from Gossypium raimondii isolate GPD5lz chromosome 13, ASM2569854v1, whole genome shotgun sequence. Encoded proteins:
- the LOC128036180 gene encoding autophagy-related protein 23-like — translated: MRTPGLGKTSEQWRQEIREEKGKADGWEKKCQEIQLQNKALERNLLESRSETDELKPRIAEPERSLHRYRNRNTAVELRASLNKIEETNKRVEELDAALQDYEMRVEFFEANEERQKEQLHYYQSQVRDRDHVMGEAVAQIQEEIDQRVEKLEQMQKDMQERLQVQMQERLDKIQEDMMENLIKAQKDAMAELTHLLTGRVDKGKGPMANPGEGNEDPLYPPGFTPPNVQAQTEIYPKGPPVIIRPQQLQTGVTIPTIFQGRSSLSPGENSINPIIPDFDEKAEEGKANAELPKQWEDRYKWLEEKIQSLGKH